The Streptococcus oralis region CAAATAGTCCGTAAAGAGAAGTGGACGCTCCTGCTGCTACAACTTTCGGCGTGAAAGCAAAAACAAAGAGATTGCCCATCATTCCTGATAAGAGATAGAGAAAGAAGAATTGCTTAGAACCGAAAATCTCCTCCACCTGTCGTCCAAGAAAGTAGAGTGAAATCATATTGACAATGAAATGTTCCCAACCGATATGTACAAATATAGCCGAAAAAAGGCGCCATATCTGCTCGGGAAACAAACGAATGATCGGTCCATACATGGCTCCAAACTGAAGTAAGGTATCTGCTCGTTCAAAATTTAAACCTGTAAGAACCAACATCAAGAGAAATACCAATGCTGTTACTAGGAGGAAGAAACTAGTCACAGGATAACGTTTATCAAAGATTTCCTTCATAGATTAGCACCTCCTGGACGGGAATATCATGGTTTTCCGAGTTAAACTCCTGAACTTGACAAGGATAGATTGTACTCAGGCTCTGCCCAGCAAAATGTTCCAGATAGCGGTCGTAGTAGCCTCCACCATATCCGATCCGATAGCCCTCTGTTGTAAAAGCCAAACCCGGAACATGAATTAAATCAATCTGAGACGGTTCCACCACTTCCAAGTCTCCTTGCGGTTCCAGTAAACCAAAGGA contains the following coding sequences:
- a CDS encoding rhomboid family intramembrane serine protease, whose product is MKEIFDKRYPVTSFFLLVTALVFLLMLVLTGLNFERADTLLQFGAMYGPIIRLFPEQIWRLFSAIFVHIGWEHFIVNMISLYFLGRQVEEIFGSKQFFFLYLLSGMMGNLFVFAFTPKVVAAGASTSLYGLFAAIIVLRYATRNPYIQQLGQSYLTLFVINIIGSVLIPGISLAGHIGGAVGGAFLAVIFPVKWERRMYSTSQRIGATVLFIALAVFLCYKGMSYV